The proteins below come from a single Metarhizium brunneum chromosome 1, complete sequence genomic window:
- the LAC12_1 gene encoding Lactose permease, which translates to MAEKVLPVASTHINTDAKQVETRVVTGDEAFNEALLKEPPTPWSRGQLMIYLFSLVAFFNSTVNGYDGSLINNLLQNPSFIAKYNGSNSGIWAGIVSSMYQIGNIVALPFLGPVCDHFGRRAGMASGSAIIIIGTIIQGTSNAAGQFMGGRFLLGFGVSLVATGGPMYVVEINHPAYRGVVGAMYNTLWFSGSILSSGAARGAANVGGDYSWRLITWLQILFPSLVLIFSFLLPESPRWLYVHNKKEKAKAILVKYHGNGNDSSPWVSLQLREYDECLNMDGADKRWWDYRVLFRRGNFYRLSCNLIVSAFGQLAGNAVLSYFLGSVLDSAGYTSYLAQANITLINNCVQFLCAICGALLVDRIGRRPLLLFAFTSCTVVWLGMTIAASQFAASYAGETASGVYVYTNGAASKAALAMIFLFGAAFSIGITPLQGLYTVEVLSFEMRAKGMAMSNLAVNLAGLLNQYAWSVSMKNIGWKTYIIFTVWDAISVIIIYFTLPETKGRTLEELDQIFAAKNPVKASLSKKEILVSRDGDVVDVKEAST; encoded by the exons ATGGCGGAAAAGGTCCTTCCTGTGGCCAGCACCCACATCAACACCGATGCA AAGCAAGTGGAGACAAGAGTGGTTAccggcgacgaggccttCAACGAAGCACTGTTAAAGGAGCCACCAACGCCCTGGAGCAGGGGCCAGCTTATGATTTATCTCTTCTCTCTGGTTGCCTTTTTCAACAGCACCGTCAACGGCTACGACGGCAGCTTGATCAACAATTTGCTTCAAAATCCGTCTTTCATTGCAAAGTACAATGGATCCAACAGTGGGATCTGGGCTGGTATCGTCTCATCCATGTACCAGATTGGCAACATTGTGGCTCTTCCCTTCCTGGGTCCAGTTTGTGACCACTTTGGTCGACGGGCTGGCATGGCTAGTGGTTCCGCTATCATCATTATCG GCACCATCATCCAGGGAACTAGTAATGCAGCCGGTCAGTTCATGGGAGGTCGCTTTCTCCTCGGATTTGGAGTATCGTTGGTAGCAACCGGTGGTCCCATGTACGTGGTGGAAATCAATCATCCTGCGTATCGTGGTGTCGTTGGCG CAATGTACAACACCCTGTGGTTCTCGGGATCAATCCTTTCATCGGGAGCAGCACGAGGGGCTGCAAACGTCGGCGGCGACTATTCTTGGCGTCTCATTACTTGGCTCCAG ATTCTCTTCCCGTCTctcgtcctcatcttctcctttttgCTCCCGGAATCCCCCAGATGGCTCTACGTTcacaacaaaaaggaaaaagccaaggccattctCGTAAAATATCATGGAAACGGAAACGACAGCTCCCCGTGGGTGAGTCTCCAACTTCGAGAGTACGACGAATGCCTAAACATGGACGGCGCAGACAAGCGCTGGTGGGATTACCGTGTTCTCTTCAGAAGGGGAAACTTTTACCGCCTAAGCTGCAACCTGATCGTCTCCGCCTTTGGGCAACTTGCTGGCAATGCCGTGCTGTCCTACTTTCTGGGCTCCGTCCTTGACTCGGCTGGTTACACGTCGTACCTCGCCCAGGCGAATATTACGCTCATAAACAACTGTGTGCAGTTTTTATGCGCAATTTGCGGAGCACTGTTGGTTGACAGGATTGGTCGGCGGCCGCTGCTGCTTTTCGCCTTTACTTCGTGCACAGTTGTGTGGCTGGGGATGACGATTGCGGCATCGCAGTTTGCCGCGTCGTACGCGGGCGAAACTGCCAGCGGTGTATATGTGTATACGAATGGGGCCGCCAGTAAAGCCGCGCTGGCTATGATTTTCTTATTCGGCGCTGCGTTCTCGATTGGTATTACGCCATTGCAGGGACTGTATACTGTTGAGGTTTTGAGTTTTGAGATGAGAGCCAAgggcatggccatgtcgaattTAGCGG TCAATCTTGCCGGCTTACTCAACCAGTATGCTTGGTCAGTATCCATGAAGAACATTGGATGGAAGACATACATTATATTCACAGTCTGGGACGCAATTTCCGTCATCATTATTTACTTTACATTGCCCGAAACAAAGGGTAGAACG CTCGAAGAATTGGATCAAATTTTTGCAGCAAAGAATCCTGTCAAAGCATCCTTATCAAAGAAAGAGATTCTAGTCAGCCGGGACGGAGATGTAGTTGATGTCAAGGAGGCGTCAACTTGA